The Epinephelus moara isolate mb chromosome 11, YSFRI_EMoa_1.0, whole genome shotgun sequence sequence TTGGTTGTTTCAgaggctgttttgctgctgcagttGCCCTGTGTGGATTGCACTGGACAGCTGGTATGGGAGTAGGAATTTCTCTTGTGTGGCAAGTTGTGAGACACTGAATGAGTTTGAGAAATAACTGTGTGGAACAACCACTAGCATGGCAAGAATATCAGAGATAAAGCCATGAGTTAGAATTAAAAGAAGGCTGGCCATATCGTATGGAAAATGTAGTTAAACACAGGAATAGACTTGTGTTTTAGGAACTTGTTCAATGTTGCATACATGGTGGATAATTGTGGTTTCTCACACAATGAAAGGGTGAATGCTTGGATGGAtagatgaatgaataaatggttCATTGCTTTAAGGTATGTGTCATTAGGTGCTTTCTACAGCACATACTGTATTAGGTCACTCTTTTTTCTCATGATGAATAATTATATACTGTCACCTGGGACTCCAAATGCTAACGTGTTAGCATGGAGCACTGGAGCCACAAGGGATTTGTTTATAGTTACCTGAGGTCCAGTCTCCCCAGTACATGTCCTGTGGGTGTATTCTTTGATAACAAATACTCAACATGTGCTGAAGCAGGGTTTGCTCCTCTGTCAAACAAactgtagttttgtttttccctgACCACCACACCTATCCACACTGTAccacctctctctgtttcccatTTCTGCcgctgtcactgtcacttctGCAGGAGCTTAAAGacaagatggacgagctgaAGCCGTTGATCCCTGTACTGGAGCAGTACAAGATGGATGCTGCACTCATTTCCCAGTTCAAGGAGGAGATCAGGAACCTCTCAGCGGTGCTGACAGGCATCCAGGAGGAGCTCGGGGCCTACGACTATGATGAGCTCTATCAGCGAGTCCTGCGACTGGACAGCAGGCTCCGCAGCTGTATGGGCAAACTAAGTAAGTGGTGAATGCTGCATGTGCGACTGtgcagtgttttttattgtcttattagAGACAATGCTGGCAATGGTACTGCTGAATAAATAGTACTAGCACAAGTGGGATTGTACTAGTGTTGCATGATGTCATAAAGTGTAACAGCCACATTCCTGCCATAGCACAAGTCTTTTTGTGTTctgatgttttgttgctgctgtagAAAATAACCAGGGGAGAAATGtggattttaaaagaaaactctAAAGCCTGACTTCCTTGTGGTTTTGAAGTATAagaccacacacacaagtgAGGCCCATGTTCATTAAACTGCACCTATGTACAGCAGGTTACTTTTAGAAGCCTACTCTCAGTTGCTGTGATGCTTTTCTTGGCTGTGTTGCCCTTACATcccacacattaaaaaaaatgtttcctttgtaaaatgtgtttaatggAAATGTGTTTTCACCTCTATCTTATGTCACTGAAGAAAAGAGGCAATTAGTTTTTTGTTCTTGTAGACTTGTTTGGTGTATTGATAGCCTTTGGCtctgcaaacaacaaaatgttccAAAATCTTTTAAAGAGCGCTTCTGAAAGTAACACATAGTTTTTAATTGTCTCATAATGGGAACACAAGGGGGCTGGTTGCGGACTTGTTTACAACCGCAGCATCCAATAACTACAGGGAAGTCATCAGGCTATTTAGTAGTCAAATGACCATTTATTAAATCTTTCTCTTTGAAGTGGCTAAATAAACTCAaatattaaagacaaaattaagaAAGAACACTATATAGATATAATAACTTTAACTCAGAGGCTGTATATTATGGATTTTATTTGTTATAATGAATGCAGTAGATGGGTAAATGGCACTGGTAGAGTTTGTCTGGAAGGTGCAGACACTGCTGCAGCACTACATTTTCATTATATCGTTACTAAAGACTAACTGTCCTTTGCTAATCGTTCTCAAGCCAGATCTGTTGTAGTCTACCAAAATAAGCAGCTTGTAAATAAAGATCTTGATGATGCGACATGTGAGGTCTGTGGTGTTTAGGTATAATTTGGGCTAGGCATGTGGAAGTTGTTTTTGACTGTAACCACAAACAGCAGTTGCACCTTTATACCTCAAGTTAAATAAAGCAGCTCGCTGCCAGTGCTATCTTAGTATGCACAGAGGGCACACTCTCTGGTGGCACAGGCATGAAATTGGCTTGAGAAATCTAGTTAGAGACAAAAACCACCACAGCACATCTTATCGCTGCATTTCTTTATTAACAGCGTGTGGGAAATTAATGAAAATCACTGGACCTGTTACAATAAAGACATCTGGAACCCGGTTTGGGGCATGGATGACTGATCCTCTAGCATCAACCAGAAACAACAGGGTGAGTTATGAAAGCTTGGGAGTGCTCTCTGAGGGCTGAGCAGTGTGTGCAGTACTATATCTGTTTTTGGGTTGATGATGAAGATGGGACAGACTGTTATCATGGAGAGGGTTTTGACTTAAGCTAATCTATAGTGGAGTAGTGATGTGTCTGAGTTGCAAATTTTTGAACTGCATATCTGCATTTTTTATAGAATCACAATTTATTTAAagattattgtttaaaaaaaaatttagaaATAGTTCGTATGTGATTGTTGACTTGTTTATTTTAtcagctgtttctcacattctCTTTATCCTCTCTGATGTAGGTTTGGTATATGGACAGTTACACTAACAGCAAGATTGTGCGTGAGTACAAGACAATGGATGACTTTGTCGCAGGAGTGGTCTCCCGAACCTACAGCCTCCCTTTTAAATGGGAGGGAACCAATCATATTGTCTACAATGGATCGCTTTACTACAACAAGTACCAGAGCAACATTATAGTCAAGTACAGCTTCGAGACGGGCAGCGTGCTGGCCCAGCGAGCTCTAGAGTTCGCCGGCTTCCACAACATGTACCCATACACATGGGGGGGATACTCTGACATAGATGTCATGGCTGACGAACTGGGAATGTGGGTTGTGTACGCGACCAATCAAAACGCTGGAAATGTCGTCATCTCCCAGATCGACTCTGACACCCTGCAGGTCTTGAAGACTTGGAACACCGAGTACTCCAAAAGGAACGCGGGTGAATCATTCATGATCTGTGGGACGCTCTATATCACTAACTCTCACCTGTCGGGAGCAAAGGTTTACTACGCTTACTCTACCAAGACTTCGAGTTACGAGTACATAGACATTCCTTTCCACAACCAGTACTTTCACATCTCCATGCTTGATTACAACGCCAGAGAGAGAGCACTGTACGCCTGGAATAACGGACACCAGGTAATATTTAATGTCACCCTCTTCCATGTCATAAAAACTGACGATGACTCTTAAACATTGCACTTTTCCAACCACGTCTAAAGCACCATCATTTGTGATACGAGGACTTCTTAATTAACCATGTTTGTCAAAAATGGACTATGGTATCTTTACTTGCCACCACTTGAACTTTTCTAATTTGTGGCTCTTGGTTCTTGGCTGAATTGAGCATGGACACCAATGACTTGATACCTTACTGAAAAACATGTTATACATTTTTTACACTCTTTCCATTGCTGCTGATCAGACTGGTATGCCTTATTTGCTATGTGTCG is a genomic window containing:
- the olfm3a gene encoding noelin-3a isoform X2, whose translation is MSQSIEVLNLRTQRDFQYVMKMENQMKGLRTKFRQIEDDRKSIIARNFQELKDKMDELKPLIPVLEQYKMDAALISQFKEEIRNLSAVLTGIQEELGAYDYDELYQRVLRLDSRLRSCMGKLTCGKLMKITGPVTIKTSGTRFGAWMTDPLASTRNNRVWYMDSYTNSKIVREYKTMDDFVAGVVSRTYSLPFKWEGTNHIVYNGSLYYNKYQSNIIVKYSFETGSVLAQRALEFAGFHNMYPYTWGGYSDIDVMADELGMWVVYATNQNAGNVVISQIDSDTLQVLKTWNTEYSKRNAGESFMICGTLYITNSHLSGAKVYYAYSTKTSSYEYIDIPFHNQYFHISMLDYNARERALYAWNNGHQVIFNVTLFHVIKTDDDS
- the olfm3a gene encoding noelin-3a isoform X1, with the translated sequence MLKDCTLEKSGCCCPEPVTMRVLLSVLYPVLSLTIFGLYPSMTIGPKEGWQVYSSAQDADGRCICTVVAPEQSLCSRDAKSRQLRQLLEKVQNMSQSIEVLNLRTQRDFQYVMKMENQMKGLRTKFRQIEDDRKSIIARNFQELKDKMDELKPLIPVLEQYKMDAALISQFKEEIRNLSAVLTGIQEELGAYDYDELYQRVLRLDSRLRSCMGKLTCGKLMKITGPVTIKTSGTRFGAWMTDPLASTRNNRVWYMDSYTNSKIVREYKTMDDFVAGVVSRTYSLPFKWEGTNHIVYNGSLYYNKYQSNIIVKYSFETGSVLAQRALEFAGFHNMYPYTWGGYSDIDVMADELGMWVVYATNQNAGNVVISQIDSDTLQVLKTWNTEYSKRNAGESFMICGTLYITNSHLSGAKVYYAYSTKTSSYEYIDIPFHNQYFHISMLDYNARERALYAWNNGHQVIFNVTLFHVIKTDDDS